Proteins encoded by one window of Arabidopsis thaliana chromosome 2, partial sequence:
- a CDS encoding 60S ribosomal protein L18 (Ribosomal protein L18e/L15 superfamily protein; FUNCTIONS IN: structural constituent of ribosome; INVOLVED IN: translation; LOCATED IN: cytosolic large ribosomal subunit, large ribosomal subunit; CONTAINS InterPro DOMAIN/s: Ribosomal protein L18e/L15 (InterPro:IPR021131), Ribosomal protein L18e (InterPro:IPR000039); BEST Arabidopsis thaliana protein match is: Ribosomal protein L18e/L15 superfamily protein (TAIR:AT5G27850.1); Has 755 Blast hits to 755 proteins in 295 species: Archae - 15; Bacteria - 0; Metazoa - 328; Fungi - 154; Plants - 126; Viruses - 0; Other Eukaryotes - 132 (source: NCBI BLink).) has product IDLIAGGKSKKTKRTEPKSDDVYLKLLVKANRYLVRRTESKFNAVILKRLFMSKVNKAPLSLSRLVRYMDGKDGKIAVIVGTVTDDVRIEDVPALTVTALRFTESARARIHKAGGECLTFDQLALPCPTWSENTVLLRGPKNTREAVKHFGPAPGVPHSHTKPYVRQTGKKIEIARGRRRSRGFKV; this is encoded by the exons ATCGATTTGATAGCCGGAGGTAAGAGCAAGAAGACGAAACGTACTGAGCCTAAATCCGACGATGTCTATCTCAAGCTCCTTGTCAAG gcgAACCGATATCTGGTGAGGAGAACAGAAAGCAAGTTCAATGCCGTGATTTTGAAGCGTTTGTTCATGAGCAAAGTGAACAAAGCGCCACTGTCTCTCTCTCGTCTGGTCCGATACATGGACGGAAAg gATGGAAAGATTGCTGTTATTGTTGGTACTGTGACTGATGATGTTAGAATCGAAGATGTTCCGGCTCTTACAGTTACTGCATTGAGGTTCACTGAGAGCGCTAGAGCTAGGATCCACAAGGCTGGTGGAGAGTGCCTCACTTTTGATCAGCTCGCTCTTCCGTGCCCCACTTGGTCAGAGAACACG GTTCTGCTTAGAGGTCCTAAGAACACACGTGAAGCAGTGAAGCACTTTGGACCAGCTCCTGGTGTGCCTCACAGCCACACCAAACCGTATGTACGTCAAACTGgtaaaaaaattgagatagcaagaggaagaagaaggagcagAGGTTTCAAGGTCTAA